In one window of Amblyomma americanum isolate KBUSLIRL-KWMA chromosome 9, ASM5285725v1, whole genome shotgun sequence DNA:
- the LOC144105473 gene encoding uncharacterized protein LOC144105473 has translation MSSLERPSNQGSRWEADTLLKSLRLRLACGTRGYSVPREYSYPLPSERTLQRHIEHAKFRPGLLTDILEPLKIKVNLMKPEERHAILMVDEMQIASGLVYDHSCCEVLGAPTLPLSDSSLPYDCLATHALVFILGGLSTRWKQTIGYQLTGNSIHTASFKAHVVDLITACESI, from the exons ATGTCGTCACTGGAGCGGCCGTCAAATCAGGGATCGCGGTGGGAAGCTGACACACTTCTGAAGTCACTGAGGTTGCGGCTGGCATGTGGAACGCGGGGCTACAGTGTCCCAAGAGAATATAGTTACCCTTTGCCCTCAGAACGAACCCTGCAAAGGCACATCGAACATGCAAAGTTTCGACCAGGACTTCTTACTGATATTTTGgaacccctcaagatcaag GTGAACCTCATGAAGCCGGAGGAACGCCACGCCATTTTGATGGTAGACGAGATGCAGATCGCGTCGGGTCTCGTATATGATCATTCATGCTGTGAAGTTTTGGGCGCACCCACACTGCCTTTGTCCGATAGTTCGCTTCCTTATGACTGCTTAGCCACACATGCTTTGGTATTTATACTGGGAGGTCTTTCTACCAGATGGAAGCAAACCATCGGATATCAACTAACCGGCAACTCTATCCACACTGCCAGCTTTAAAGCTCATGTAGTTGACCTAATTACCGCCTGCGAGTCCATCTGA